The genomic segment ATATTCTTAACTGTGTTAGTTCACCTGCATTAGCAATAGTTGGATCAAGACCAAGTGCAGAAGGAACATTCATAGCTGCTTTGAAGTTTTGAACACTAAGCTCCGTATTAAATCTGGCAATCTACACATGACAATAAATATTGTGCACATGTTGGAAATACCAGAGATAAAAAACTGTAGGCGCATTGATTTAAGCAAATAAGTCATAACCAAATCACCTGCCTACGTTCTATCTCATAAGTGGAAAGAAATGAAAGCGGTGTGATGCCATTGAGAACAGAAGCTATTTTCCAAGCAAGGTTGTGAGCATCCTGAACTCCAGTATTCATCCCTGAAAAGTAAGAACAGGGTCTGAAGGTGATCTCTTTCTTGTTCTTACAGAACAATACAAAGAGCTAAGATAACATGTCGACAACCATAAACTTCTATaaattggaaaaggaaaaacaagataTAGTTTTGAACCACATACCAAAACCACCAGCTGGTGGAAAGCGATGAGCAGCATCACCAGCAAGAATTATCCTGTTGTTACAGGAAAGATATCTTTCAGCAACTTCAGCATGCATCACCCATGGTTTTACATCCCTAACCTGTATGTCTGCAAGCTCCCGGCCAACCAATCTGAAGATTAATCTTTCACACATCTACAACAATTATTGTACAATAAGAACTACTTTAAGCATAATTATTCCATATTTCAGCAAGAAACTCCAATATATGCAGTAGATTGAGTCTGTCAAATCCTAAAAATCACAACCTAAATTAATAGCCTGGTAAATCACAGCTCAACCACACACCCCCACTGCCCCCAGCCCAGAGTGTGCCACAGTGGAATCCACTACAGAATAAAGATGCATTTAATAAAGATAATACCTCAGAGCTGAAGTCCTTGAGCTTCTGTTGGGGGGGATAAAATGGTACCTGCAAGACATTAAGATTACATATGTTGGACACCACAAAAGTTTCCAAGAGCAAAGAATACAACAGAGGAATTAAAcgctatacatatatatataaatatatatgtatatatcagAACTTTCtccacctgcaaaacaaactCTCCTTGCTTCAAATCATGAGCAACAAGAACACCAATGGCTTCCGAATTGAAGATAAAGAATAGCATTCCTGGTTTCTCATTCATCAAATACTTTCCAAGGTCTTCGCTTATAAAGTGAATACTAACTAGCTTTTGCAAGTCCCTTTCTCCTTTCATGTCTATTCCTACAAGCTGTCTGACTGTACTTCCTGCACCATCTGTACCCACAATGAAATTGCAACGGATATCTTTCTGCATATGCCTCCCTTCACTAAGAAAAGACGCTGTGACAGTAACACCATGATGAGCAGTACTAACTGATACGCATTCATGCCCCATCAATATCTCCTTCTCCCTAATCAGGATTTCCTCAAGCCTATCAGATCCGTGGCTGTCAACAATGTGAAAACCAAGATTTACAAGCTTCTCAAGTAGTAATCTGTGAAGTTTGTACTGTGAAAAATGAGCTACAGATACAGGGCTCACAGTTCGATCAAAATCTGCAGATACCAAAAGGCAAAATTTAGGCAAAACAAGTAAAAGCTACAAGATACGCACATCAGGAAGTGCAGGACCCCAGTTGCATGCGATTTACATTCTCTTTTAGGGACAATAACGTGCCAAGAATTGAAACATTAGACATAAAAGCGGCAAGAAAGCAAATGTTTTCCATCACTTGTAAAAGCTAAATAAAgattatcaaataaaaaaatctgCCAAACTGTGATTTCAGTTGCCACATTGGCCTTAGATCAAAGAAAAATCCTACCATGAGGTTGCATATGGTCTACTGTTCCAAGTATCGGACCAGTGAGTGAAGTACAATAGATAAATTTCCTCCAATAATCCACAGGTGGTTGTGAACTCGAAATCTCATCCGCCAAACCATCTAATTTCCTAAACACCTATCATACAACATTTGCGCGTCAGTAAACAACCATTCACCATaattaaacacacacacacacacacacacacacacttagtgaaaaagagaaaaagaggggaaaaaaacaaCTTTCCGTTGGCATCACCTCCATAGAGCGATTGTTAATGAAATGAGCCTGTGGGTGCCTCGAAAAAGTCGTACTTTTCTCCAGTATTGCACATTTGACCCCTAAACAAACACCATAAAACCTTGCACTAATTcagcaattttttcaaatattagCCTGAAAAACCATCAGGTTtgttaaaaaggaaaataatgaaCTTTGTTCAGAAAACTGTGAATTATACCAAGCTTGGTAAGAAGCATAGAGAGGACAAGTCCAACTGGGCCTGCACCTACGATCAAGACAGGCAAGATAGAGTCGTCTTCAGTGATTTTTTGCTTCAATTCTGAAAAGGCTCTTTTCCGTGAGCGATTGAAGTAGGAAGAGTGGATACTTAAACTAGTTTTGGATAGTCTAGAAAACCTCTTACTCAGGCCTAAAATCCCCATTGCTATAAGAAACCGCTGCAGACTATGGCGGCAAAAGGCGAGCCCTCACCGCTGTGCCGGTGGCGCTGGGAGGAGGCCAGGCCAACTACTACTGGCCAAGGGAAAGGACACTGAGGGTTATTATGTCAATAGTTTTAACGACGTCGCTTCACTTGCGGTTGCGAATACGGGGTTCCCATCCGATTTCTCTGGATTTGCTTTGATTGAAACTTAgctaaacctttttttttttttggaatactAATAAGTACTCACTGTAACTGTAAGGCAAAAAGGTAATTACTAAAAAGTtttgtttaaaaataaatttgtgATGCAATCAGAAAAGCTTGTTTGGCAGAAAATGACACTCCTCCTcggtaaaatacaaaaaaatctgTTGCAACGAGAAATCTTttcagaaatttattttttgaatttaaatttaaatcattTGATCATGAATCCACGACAATACAGTACAGTATATAGAAAATTAACACAATAATCTATCTATCAGCTGCTTACAAAGGAACACAGGTCCCAAAAAGTTCAGATGACTATTGACATTGCATAGTTTGTCCGGATTCCTTTCGGTTCGAAGGCAATGGAGACTGAAATTTATGTATGGTTGTTGGTCGAGTTCTACATCTACACCAGTAAGTAGAAGCGTCTCAATCTCCCTCGCAGGTCTGATGACTAGCGCTGCTGCTACTGCCGCTGGTGGCGCGTGCACGAAGAATTGAGCTTTGATGATAATTAAGCTTTGATTTTCATCTgccaaatcagaaaaaaaaaaaaaaatgttcgtACGCATCGGATCATCCACGTAATACATCAGATCAGATCGTGACTTCCCAAATACTCCTCCACCTTCTCCTCCTGATACCGATCGGAAACAAACAAACTcctaactctttttttttctgatacGATAAATTATCCTGAATTAGGGGAGGAGGAGAGGGGAAGGACCTGTTTCAGATCTAAGGATAATTCGAAGAGACTGATGAAACTCGCCAGAATTTTACTCCTGCTGCACCTCGCCAGAATTTTCACTCTTTTACGTTACAAGTCCTTTCGTTACATTATTACATAGTAGAATGGTTTTTCACATGAATAAATCAAGAAATTAATGCGATCCTTGGATGCATATGCCAGAGCACATGGCTTCCAAGTCTTTGCAGACAAATCCATAACGCAAACATATTAATAATGAATGAATTCAACAGCACACCACCTCACTCATAATAATAATAGACTGAGGAGGCCCTCTTGAAAGCTATTCCTTCCTGAGTTAATTACTACCTCTGCTGAAACTATGGTCCACCTTTATAGTAGTACACCATAGTACCCCGTgtaatgccaaaaaaaaaaaaaaaaatccatcctATCTGCCAATCGGACTAACTAAGCTTGTCAAATTCTTGAAAATAGACAACGAATTTTGTTGCCCATCCTAGCCATGTGGAATAGCTCAGGCATTTGCCAGCATTCTTACAATTTGCCAAGCTGACACTGAAACTTCCACATGCTCGCCAGGCTTCTtgggaaaaaaagttttttttttccctcagcCATTCTATAACCGTTACAAAAGGGTGGTGATCCAATTCGAGGCAAAAGTGTCGATCGAGCTGGCAAGTAGTATTTCCTTTTTCTGAGTTCCTAGTACGGAAGAgataaatccaaaacaattaaacaaagcACCAGTGCATTTGCAAAGTAAGCGGTCCTCTTCTTTTTGAATCACAAGGCTACTTAGAACCTTTTAATCTTACAGAAAAATAGAGGAGTGAGTAAATGGGGTCTGAGCTAGAAGAAAGTTAGAAATGTACTAGTAGTACTTATGTTATGTGGGTGTCACAGGACTATTCCTTAGATTCTGTAGTGACTAGTGAGTGAAGCTGTGAAGATGAGTTTGCCCCACTCTGCATTCAGGCAATAAAGTGCACCTGTTTCAATGTAATGTGCAGCAATAATATTTTACTGGTAAAAATGTTTTATAAATGTTGCTGCCCATATGCCGTTGTTTTTAACAATGCAGAGCAGATGCAGTGCAACTATTTTTAACTGGTACCATATCTATTGAGTGGATCTGAACTTCCCTTCGTCCCAGCCTCAGCTCTGCGAATCTCAAAAATCCATACTTTCAAGGTCTTATTCTCTGCAGTCTGCACATTTCCTCTGTGTATTCAGATAAGTCGAGCAGTGATCAATCTAAGTATCTTGGGCCAATTAATAGCGACAGCGCCTTCTTCCCATTTCTTGTGTTGGCACTTTTTCCAGCGACTAAGTTTGTCTTTTCATCGAGATTTCTTTGGTTTGTGCCCTTTTGGCTGATCAATTTTGCCTCTTTTTCATCTTCTTACCAATATGTCTTGTTCAGCGACTGAGGAGTCAAAGGCTTGATTGAAGGATTAGTTGCATTTTTGTTCGTGGGAAAGATGGCGCCTTTCTGCTGATTGGAAAGTTCAGCTAGAAAGGTTTTTGGCGAAGAATAAGAGGAGAAGTCAATGGAGGATAAAGGCTGTTTGAACTATGGAAGAGCACAAGAGCTATCTGGGAGCAGTGCTACTATGAGTTTTGAGTTTCACAAAGGGAATGGTGCAAATCGCTCTTCACATCATCGAATGGCCTTTGGAAAGCCGACTCCTCTGAAATGGGACGATGCACAAAAGTGGCTGGGTAATCATCTTTCAAGAGGTGGAGAGAAAAACCAGTCAAAGTCCACCCCCCGCAATTCAAATGCTGACGACAGAAGATTGATAGCTCCAGTACCAAAGGAGGAGTACCTGAGCAGCGAGGATCAAGGAGGAAATGCTTTTCCTGGTATTCCAAGTAGTGTCCACTATGAAGTAGAAACAAAGGATATGGACTGTGATGAATCGGTCTGGAGAATCAATAAGCCATCAACTGGATCCGTTTCGGTTGTTCGATCAATATGTGTGAGGGATATGGGAACAGAAATGACTCCTGCCGCAAGCCAAGAGCCTTCAAGAACAGCCACCCCTCTTAAATCCACAACTCCAGCAGCTAGAAGCCCAATAACCTCAGGATCCTCAACCCCATTAAGGTATCAAAATGGATTCCAGATTTCTGAAGATGGTCAGACTCCGACAGGTATAACATCTGCTGAGCACAGGGGAGAGGCTGGCAGGGGCAATGGATCATCAACAAGCCGATTTGCGCGAGAAGGAGAAGAACTGAATGCTGCAAATATGAGTGAAAGCCGTTCAGATCAACCTCAAAGGCTAAATCCTCTGGAAACCAGGGCAATGGCTTGGGATGAGGCTGAACGAGCCAAGTACTTGGCAAGGTAATATAAATAAGCAGCTTCGTAAAAGTTTTGCACCACAGAACTGCTATTTTCCTCGATGAGATGGCATGGCATAGCTTTGATAGTATGGTTGTGCAGGTATAAGCGCGAAGAGGTGAAGATACAAGCTTGGGAAAATCACGAGAAAAGGAGAGCTGAGATGGAAATGCGAAGGATGGAGGTACAACCCCCTCGCCTACACTATATTGCCATGTCCTTGTTTGTTACTAGTTCGAAACTCTTAAAACAGATTTGTCTGTCTTAGACAAATACGGTAGTTCGTTATATTCAATTATCAAATTTGTAGGTGAAGGCTGAACGCCTGAAGTCTCGAGCACAAGAGAAGTACACGAACAAACTCGCCGCAACTAAAAGAATAGCAGAGGAAAAGCGAGCAAATGCAGAATCCAAGCTAAATGAGAAAGCTGTGAAGACTTCCGAAAAGGCAGATTACATAAGGAGAACTGGCCATATGCCTTCTTCCTTCTCTTTCAAGCTGCCTTCCTTCTGCTGGTAGAAAGTTGCAAAATGCAGCCCGCTCAACGTTGCGTTTCTTAAGGCCTTGCTACGTTCGTCCATTTTAAGCCATAGATTTGATTACCAACTCTCTTGGCCGCTGAACAATGTTACCTTCTGCTATTTGTGGCCATCAATATGATCCTACTGCGCCTGAAATTTGTGTGGCAAGTTAATGACCTTGTTCCAGCAAGGGTTCAAGACTAATGGTTTCATTTAGCGAAAAGACTTCCATTTGTTCACATAATTAGCTGTTTCTTTGTATCGAAGCTCATTTTGCGCCTGAGATAATTGATATTTCATTGATCAGATTTTTGCTACAGGAATTTTGCTACAGGAAGTACTGTGTGATTTTTGTTTGGCAGTGCATAATTCCAAACTAACtggatgctttttttttttttttttctttacggAGAGGGTGTCCGGATCAATCCTTACGGgacccgactaatcccactccGGTCCGGGAGGAGAGGCCCCATCCTCCCGAACACGTTAACTACGGGACTCGAACCCTTGCGGGTGGCTGGACAACGGCCTTAAGGAAGCAACCGTGACCAAACGAACTGCCCTGTGAGGGGATAAGAGGAAAAAATTACTTCGGCGTATAAGTTCTTTCAAATTTATGCTTTGCAATAATTTGCAATTTGCATACAATATACAGCGTCTCGTTTCACATGCTCACCAAACTGGACACCAATTGAGCGAGTAAATGAATTCATATCACTGATACAACAGCCAAAACAATCAGCCCCGTTTCGAATTGGTACCGGATCGATGTGAAATTTTTAAGTGCATATGCTGTTTTATTAGCACCCCTTGCCTCACTTTAGGTTTGTGCAAACTCAGGAATAACGAGACTGGTGACGCTTGGTTCGTGTTGTTCCGCtagaataaaaatacaaatgttaAATAACAAAATCGACAATAgttctaataataataataattacaacaataataaaattagctataataaaatagttaaaataataatataataattgAACGGTGAAATTTAATAAAAGTAAAGCTTGGCAATTGAACCACTTCTATtcgatttattattattattattatttctctCTTCTAACAACTTTTATCTTAtttgataaattaaaattatttttttactgTGGTTCTCTTTCTAATCTAacaacttttattttctttaataaatATTGATATTATCTTTTTATTCATATGGAATAACTTTACGTagcgaatttttatttttataacgGTAAATTCATTGATGTTGTTGGAGACTGAATACATATTCATGATAAAATGATTTGTTTCATCTTTTGTATTTAGCTTAATAAAAATATGTAATCCTAGTTTTATAATCATTgtaaaaattaataattatcTCGAAATATATCCATCAATCTCTTGGCATAGCTTGAAGTATTTAATGAAAATCATTGCATTCTAgtacatatatgtataaaagttcttaaaaattGGTAATTGGGCACTTAGCAAatgataatttttaaaaataaaaattaacatTAGTTTTATACTTTTTCATAAATTATTCACACTTGCCTAGTTTCGCAATTAATCAAGAAAACTAGTGCATTCGAACGGGTTACAATACTTAGAGGCACTGTCAGCTAAAAGTTTCAATGTCAATACCAATTCCATCCGTGGGTTCGTGCTGGGCCTAAGTCGGGCTCAGCCCAATCCGTACTTGATGAGCTATCTTTAGAGGGCCCATGCTCCGCGCCTTTACTggggcagaaaaatgaagtaagaaaaaacTTGAGGGGCTTATTGAGCAATTTTatattcattaaaaaaataGCAAGAATTTCGAAGGCATCCACATAATTTTAACGCTCACGATAGCACTAAAATAGACCTCTTTCGTCCGCGGTAGCGAAGTCGGCTTCGCCTTCGTTTCTGCGAACCTGCGATAGAACCATTATTACGCTTTCTCTCTCTAGAAGCATCCTCGCTCGTAGCCGCTGCTATTCATTAATCTCTTTCTGTCTCTCTCCAATCCGATTGAATCCATCGGACTCGGTCCGTTGGTAAGCCCTTCGAATCTCAATAATTGTCGGGAGGGAGTATATCATAttaatttctagggttttcTATCGTCAGCTATTGTTCGATTTCGGGcttttatttctagtttattaacaaagattgaagaaaaaaataattgttGGCCCTACGCGATTTACTTTCGGCTTTGAACTTGTTTCTCGTATCAAGATCTGTACTTTGATTGTCTCGCTTTATAAATTGAAATCTTGTGGGGTAGAATTAGGGGAAATTGGGGAAGGAGGTCTTCTGtttgttttgatgaaatttggtgAAATTAGGCTTAGGGTTTTCTCTTAAACCCCGGTTTAGGCGAGTATAGCAGGTGAATTGAATTTTTTTGGCTGTATCAGAGGGATAAACTCGGTTATAGATTTATGGCGGCTGGAAGACATGGGGGTTATAGGGACAATGAGTTCAGGGATCGTGAGTCTGACTTTGAGGTAGCCAGGAGGGAAATTGGCTATTCAAAAGGTGATTATGATCGGATGAGGAATGGTGTGGGGGACTATGATAGGGGGAATAAGGCTCAAAATCATGATGGTCGAGATAGGGGTAGAGTTAGGCAGAAGGATATTAAGGAGAGGGAGTTCACTAATGGTGGGTATCGGTCTGCCTCAAGTAGGAGTGACTCGGGCAGTAGTGGTGGTGGTAGTGCTGGTCTGGGGCCGAAGAGGTATGGTTTTTGCATGAGGCCCGTGGACAGAGAACCTGGGGAATTGTCCAGTGAAAGTGGGTCTGATGGGGCTATTGATTCTGAAGCGCATAAGAAGGATGGTGGTGAGCTTAAGAAGTCAGAAaatggaaagagaaaattttcacCCATCATTTGGGATAGAGATGGAGATGGCAAAAGAGTGACTAGAATTGTTAAGGCGAGGACTTCCCCAGCAGCAGCTGCTCTTCCCCCTCAGCTACCCACGCCTACTTCTGGCACCATGTCACCTGATCGCAACCCTGATAGTCGTCAACATATTTCACCTAGTAAAGATATAGTGGTTCAGAATTCTGGGCTGTCACCGAAAAAGGTTACTGAGGACCTCACTTCTCAAATAAATGTTGCTTCTGACTCTCCAATTGGTTTATCTCCTTCAGCTCCTGAGGCAGAGGAAGAGGAAGCTCACTGGGGTAAAAATGAGGGAGCAGTGACAGTAGATGATGATTACTATATGCCAGCACGTAATATAAAATCCTCTCGCTGGGCAAATGAGGCTGAATCATCAGCTGATGAAGGTGAAATTTCTGATGATGAGGAGATGGttaaattgaagaagaagaagaaatctgTTAATGAATCTACTGACACAAGGGGACAGAGGAAATCGGTAACTCCAGAGCTCGGGGAACTGAGGAGAGAAGGTTCAGTGGGAAATAGGgtcaggtcttctgatgaacGCGTTAGATCCTTTAGTGGAGATAGTGATCCTGATGAATTGGACAGGAATGAGTACATGGAGGTTGATGAAGATCGCAGTTATGGTGGAACCAGTGGTAGCAATGCGGATACTGGTTCTGATGATGAACACAACTCCCACGGGACACCAGAACATGCAGTTCCTCCACCAAGGGCCGTGAACATGCTTCAGGGTTGTAGAAGTGTTGATGAGTTCGAGAGGCTGAACAAAATAGATGAAGGCACATATGGTGTAGTTTATAGAGCTAGGGATAAGAGAACAGGAGAAATAGTTGCTCTGAAGAAGGTCAAGATGGATAAAGAAAGAGAAGGGTTCCCTTTGACCTCTTTGAGGGAAATAAacattcttctttcttttcatcacccatcaaTTGTAGATGTCAAGGAAGTAGTTGTAGGGAGCAGTTTGGACAGCATTTTTATGGTAATGGAGTACATGGAACATGATCTGAAGGGGTTAATGGAGACAATGAAACAACCGTTTAGCCAGAGTGAAGTTAAGTGCCTCATGCTTCAGCTTTTTGAGGGTGTTAAGTATCTTCACGATAACTGGGTTTTGCACAGAGATTTAAAGACATCAAATATACTTTTAAATAATTGTGGTGAGTTGAAGATCTGTGACTTTGGACTAGCACGTCAATATGGAAGCCCTTTGAAACCATATACTCACTTGGTGGTTACTTTGTGGTACAGGTGAGCGTAGTTTTATGCACTATTGTCTTTTTTAGTTGAGATAATTAAAATCTTTTACCTGGTTCATTTTTGATGTATTATTTGGTTTTTGTCAAAATAGTATTGAGTGCTTTAATTGCAAATCCTATGCTAGTGCCTTTCTATTACAAGAATCTAGAGTGATCACCTGGGCCTTACtgcgattttttttttactgttaaTGTTGTTTCTTCTATGAATGTAAAGTCATGTCAATTTAGTTTGGTTACCCAGAATGCGCCAATGATAATCTCTACTTTAGAAACtgcattttgttattttttctgGTGCAACAGAATTGTATGTTGTAGCATCTTGCTCTTAGGTGGCCAAATTTTCGTTTTCTATGTGGCACTATCTTGATATTAGCCCaagaaaaatttgaaacttGAGCAGCTAGCTGGAATATGTGtctctttccttttcatttgTAGGTCTTGTGATtgtgtattttatttttgctaattttggaaaataaaaataaacgaCCGAATGACAGAATATTTAATGTTTTTCAAGGGCGCCTGAACTGCTTCTAGGAGCTAAGCAGTACTCTACAGCGATTGACATGTGGTCCTTGGGTTGTATTATGGCCGAGCTGTTAGCGAAGCAGCCACTATTCAATGGGAAAACagaagttgatcaacttgacaAGGTTAACATTTTGACAACTTTCATCTGTAATGTTACTGTAGATTTTTGTATGGATTCCaagctaattttcttttctgtgGCCTTAAAGATCATTGTCATTTTGTTTTGCAGATATTCAAAATCCTTGGTACGCCTAATGACACAATCTGGCCTGGGTTTTCAAAGCTTCCTGGGGTCAGGGTTAACTTTGTCAAGCATCAGTAAGTATCTATTTCGTGTTTATCATAGTTCGATGCAAATCGACTGTATAATTTATGGTTTTCATGTTTCCTACTGTTTTCCCAGGCTTCCAGCTTTGGGTGATTCTGGTCTGGCTTTCTGGCCTTCGTTGGTGACAGTTTCAGTTCCCaaataaatgtcatgtttcTATTAACTGGTGCTTTGTTCATTTCAGGTATAATCAACTGCGTTCCAAATTTCCAGCTACATCCTTCAGAGGATCGCCGGTACTCTCTGATGCTGGATTTGACTTATTGAACAGGCTTCTGACTTACGACCCTGAGAAGGTATGTCATTGTAAGGTGTGATACTGTTTGTAGATCATGATTGTAACTATTTAAAGTTTGGAAGACGTTATTTCTGATTCTCGTCTTTGGACAGCGAATAACTGCTGAGGATGCTCTCAGCCATCCTTGGTTTTCTGAAGTTCCTCTACCCAAGTCGAAAGAATTTATGCCTACTTTTCCTGCTCAGCATGCTCAAGACAGGTACTTTAGCCGTCCTCTGTTTGTTACTTAATTTGTTCATTTGTTGGATTAATGAATTAATGTTTTATTGCTTCTTTGTAGACGTTTGCGAAGAGCCATGAAGAGCCCAGATCCCTTGGAAGAGCAGCGCAGGAAGGAGTTGCAACAAGGGGAACTAGGAACTAGTGGTTTGTTTGGTTAAGGGAAGTCATTAGTGCCTTGAAGTTCAATTTATGCTTCAGTTCTGTTCTCGTGattgatgtggttgaggtgAGGATGTATTGAGAGGAAGTTATTGTCAGAAGATCATTCGTGCTGTTTTTTAGCAGGCACCCTTGATGAAGTAGATGGAGAATCAATTCTTTGTCTAAGCTTTTGAATCAGATGTGGTGGGGAGCTCTGGTGTAATGAAAATTCCTTCTTTGACACTGCTTGCATGCCAAGGTGTGGCATAGTGCCTTTCTTATTAAGAAACAGTTTCAGTTGAAACTTGTGTATGTAACATATTTTCTGTTGATACATTGTaacaattttcatgaaatttgttttgaatttcagaACGATATAGTGTTTATTCTTAATCTTTGTTCTTTGTTTTatcaattttaattttcatcCTGGTCTTTGCAAGAGACACTGGTGTAACGCGGAGCAGGCTTTCTTAGCTTTTGATTGACGAAGAAATGACAGAAAGTATTGCGCTTTGGAGGTAATGTTAAGTCTGAATACATGGGTGTAATGAAGGATCAGAAATTTGCTCTCTGTCGATATGGGATGTCCTTTGTGCCATTGTTATGTTAGGCCACATGCTAGCCTCTTAGAATTACATGCTTTCTCTGGTAATCCTGTGAGAAAGTGCCATATCTCATCTTTCCAATCTGGAGCTCTCAGCTACATAACCTGACATAGTATAATCGGAGGATCAGTTGTCTATTAATTATGCCATTTTCATTGAAGAAAATTGCACCATTCCCATTTGAAGGTTCTAGTAATTAAGTTTAATTTGTTTTAT from the Coffea arabica cultivar ET-39 chromosome 11e, Coffea Arabica ET-39 HiFi, whole genome shotgun sequence genome contains:
- the LOC113719052 gene encoding uncharacterized protein isoform X2; protein product: MEVFRKLDGLADEISSSQPPVDYWRKFIYCTSLTGPILGTVDHMQPHDFDRTVSPVSVAHFSQYKLHRLLLEKLVNLGFHIVDSHGSDRLEEILIREKEILMGHECVSVSTAHHGVTVTASFLSEGRHMQKDIRCNFIVGTDGAGSTVRQLVGIDMKGERDLQKLVSIHFISEDLGKYLMNEKPGMLFFIFNSEAIGVLVAHDLKQGEFVLQVPFYPPQQKLKDFSSEMCERLIFRLVGRELADIQVRDVKPWVMHAEVAERYLSCNNRIILAGDAAHRFPPAGGFGMNTGVQDAHNLAWKIASVLNGITPLSFLSTYEIERRQIARFNTELSVQNFKAAMNVPSALGLDPTIANAVHRAVNDWIGTILPEGLQRSVLEGIFSIGRAQVSDSLLNEKNPLGLLRLAKLRQIFDEGKSLQLQFPAEDLGFRYLKGALVSDDDSSSNAQEAPTGGRRDYIPSADPGSRLPHMSMRLLSDLSSKETFSTLDLVSLDKVEFVLIIAPLEESYNLAQAAFKVAKEHKISIRVCVIWPEKTTDGSGKTEAALEPWTNFIEVAELRNPPTSVSWWDVCQMTDRGAILARPDEHIAWRTKFGITADPVLEMERIFSTIFGAQPRQT
- the LOC113719052 gene encoding uncharacterized protein isoform X1, yielding MGILGLSKRFSRLSKTSLSIHSSYFNRSRKRAFSELKQKITEDDSILPVLIVGAGPVGLVLSMLLTKLGVKCAILEKSTTFSRHPQAHFINNRSMEVFRKLDGLADEISSSQPPVDYWRKFIYCTSLTGPILGTVDHMQPHDFDRTVSPVSVAHFSQYKLHRLLLEKLVNLGFHIVDSHGSDRLEEILIREKEILMGHECVSVSTAHHGVTVTASFLSEGRHMQKDIRCNFIVGTDGAGSTVRQLVGIDMKGERDLQKLVSIHFISEDLGKYLMNEKPGMLFFIFNSEAIGVLVAHDLKQGEFVLQVPFYPPQQKLKDFSSEMCERLIFRLVGRELADIQVRDVKPWVMHAEVAERYLSCNNRIILAGDAAHRFPPAGGFGMNTGVQDAHNLAWKIASVLNGITPLSFLSTYEIERRQIARFNTELSVQNFKAAMNVPSALGLDPTIANAVHRAVNDWIGTILPEGLQRSVLEGIFSIGRAQVSDSLLNEKNPLGLLRLAKLRQIFDEGKSLQLQFPAEDLGFRYLKGALVSDDDSSSNAQEAPTGGRRDYIPSADPGSRLPHMSMRLLSDLSSKETFSTLDLVSLDKVEFVLIIAPLEESYNLAQAAFKVAKEHKISIRVCVIWPEKTTDGSGKTEAALEPWTNFIEVAELRNPPTSVSWWDVCQMTDRGAILARPDEHIAWRTKFGITADPVLEMERIFSTIFGAQPRQT
- the LOC113719054 gene encoding uncharacterized protein; the encoded protein is MEDKGCLNYGRAQELSGSSATMSFEFHKGNGANRSSHHRMAFGKPTPLKWDDAQKWLGNHLSRGGEKNQSKSTPRNSNADDRRLIAPVPKEEYLSSEDQGGNAFPGIPSSVHYEVETKDMDCDESVWRINKPSTGSVSVVRSICVRDMGTEMTPAASQEPSRTATPLKSTTPAARSPITSGSSTPLRYQNGFQISEDGQTPTGITSAEHRGEAGRGNGSSTSRFAREGEELNAANMSESRSDQPQRLNPLETRAMAWDEAERAKYLARYKREEVKIQAWENHEKRRAEMEMRRMEVKAERLKSRAQEKYTNKLAATKRIAEEKRANAESKLNEKAVKTSEKADYIRRTGHMPSSFSFKLPSFCW